Proteins encoded in a region of the Syngnathus typhle isolate RoL2023-S1 ecotype Sweden linkage group LG20, RoL_Styp_1.0, whole genome shotgun sequence genome:
- the sh3bp5a gene encoding SH3 domain-binding protein 5 isoform X1, translated as MEPLQNGTDFEEDCRGAEEEEVDPRIQGELEKLNQSTDDINRWESELEEFRQRFRAVLVEATVKLDEQVKKIGRAVEDSKPYWEARKVARQAQVEAQKATQEFHRAVEILRAAKETISLAEERLLEEDSRQFDSAWQEMLNHATQRVMEAEQTRTRSEAEHKTTAANYTSCISHMKQLEKKLKRSINKSKPYFELKAKYYLQLEQLKRHVDERQAKLVGAKAEYRAALRRLESISEEIHAQRRSVETRGRGVGAELDGEDLEGFSVDCDGISMVSVSMDDDSEEDAQSPSSSPSTSATLDMPSPPSETSILHTPSSPSSSCSGALDVASPCSSHCTDSPCGSAHGSPLLGPRSQCSGASSPDCDQERGERAEGAEATLEGNLSRLNVTVAHTQQDNDDMEDKKETEHLSNELPLPSNSPLLNSV; from the exons ATGGAGCCTTTGCAAAACGGGACCGATTTTGAGGAAGACTGCCGAGGtgctgaggaggaagaggttGACCCAAGAATCCAG GGAGAGCTGGAGAAGTTAAACCAGTCCACAGATGACATCAATCGCTGGGAGAGCGAGCTGGAG GAATTCCGCCAACGCTTCCGCGCCGTCTTGGTGGAAGCCACCGTCAAGCTGGACGAGCAGGTGAAGAAGATCGGACGGGCCGTGGAGGACTCCAAACCTTATTGGGAGGCTCGCAAAGTAGCCAGACag GCCCAGGTCGAAGCCCAGAAGGCCACCCAGGAGTTCCATCGGGCGGTGGAGATCCTGCGGGCCGCCAAGGAGACAATCTCCCTGGCCGAGGAGAGACTGCTGGAGGAGGACAGCCGTCAGTTTGACTCGGCCTGGCAGGAAATGCTTAATCATGCCACGCAGAGG GTAATGGAGGCCGAGCAAACCCGAACGCGCAGCGAGGCCGAGCACAAGACGACGGCGGCCAACTACACGTCCTGCATCAGCCACATGAAGCAACTGGAAAAGAAACTTAAACGCTCCATCAACAAATCAAA GCCGTATTTTGAATTGAAAGCAAAGTATTATCTCCAGCTTGAG CAACTGAAGCGTCACGTGGACGAGAGGCAGGCTAAGCTGGTGGGGGCTAAAGCCGAGTACCGCGCCGCCCTTCGCCGCCTGGAAAGCATCTCCGAGGAAATCCACGCCCAGCGCCGCTCCGTGGAGACCCGAGGGCGGGGGGTTGGGGCCGAGCTCGACGGCGAGGACCTCGAGGGATTCTCCGTGGATTGCGACGGCATATCGA TGGTGTCGGTGTCCATGGACGACGACTCAGAGGAAGACGCTCAGTCCCCCTCATCCAGTCCGTCCACCTCCGCCACCCTGGACATGCCCTCACCGCCGTCCGAGACCTCCATTCTCCACACACCTTCCTCCCCATCCTCTTCCTGCTCCGGTGCTTTGGATGTTGCCAGCCCGTGCAGCTCTCACTGCACAGACTCACCGTGCGGTTCTGCCCATGGCTCGCCTCTTCTGGGCCCTCGGAGCCAGTGCAGCGGAGCCTCCTCCCCGGACTGTGACCAGGAGAGAG GAGAGCGAGCAGAGGGCGCCGAAGCCACATTGGAAGGCAACCTGAGCAGGCTTAACGTGACCGTTGCACACACCCAACAAGACAATGATGACATGGAGGATAAAAAGGAGACAGAACACTTGAGCAATGAACTCCCCCTACCGTCAAACTCTCCCCTACTCAACAGCGTCTAA
- the sh3bp5a gene encoding SH3 domain-binding protein 5 isoform X2 — translation MEPLQNGTDFEEDCRGAEEEEVDPRIQGELEKLNQSTDDINRWESELEEFRQRFRAVLVEATVKLDEQVKKIGRAVEDSKPYWEARKVARQAQVEAQKATQEFHRAVEILRAAKETISLAEERLLEEDSRQFDSAWQEMLNHATQRVMEAEQTRTRSEAEHKTTAANYTSCISHMKQLEKKLKRSINKSKPYFELKAKYYLQLEQLKRHVDERQAKLVGAKAEYRAALRRLESISEEIHAQRRSVETRGRGVGAELDGEDLEGFSVDCDGISMVSVSMDDDSEEDAQSPSSSPSTSATLDMPSPPSETSILHTPSSPSSSCSGALDVASPCSSHCTDSPCGSAHGSPLLGPRSQCSGASSPDCDQERG, via the exons ATGGAGCCTTTGCAAAACGGGACCGATTTTGAGGAAGACTGCCGAGGtgctgaggaggaagaggttGACCCAAGAATCCAG GGAGAGCTGGAGAAGTTAAACCAGTCCACAGATGACATCAATCGCTGGGAGAGCGAGCTGGAG GAATTCCGCCAACGCTTCCGCGCCGTCTTGGTGGAAGCCACCGTCAAGCTGGACGAGCAGGTGAAGAAGATCGGACGGGCCGTGGAGGACTCCAAACCTTATTGGGAGGCTCGCAAAGTAGCCAGACag GCCCAGGTCGAAGCCCAGAAGGCCACCCAGGAGTTCCATCGGGCGGTGGAGATCCTGCGGGCCGCCAAGGAGACAATCTCCCTGGCCGAGGAGAGACTGCTGGAGGAGGACAGCCGTCAGTTTGACTCGGCCTGGCAGGAAATGCTTAATCATGCCACGCAGAGG GTAATGGAGGCCGAGCAAACCCGAACGCGCAGCGAGGCCGAGCACAAGACGACGGCGGCCAACTACACGTCCTGCATCAGCCACATGAAGCAACTGGAAAAGAAACTTAAACGCTCCATCAACAAATCAAA GCCGTATTTTGAATTGAAAGCAAAGTATTATCTCCAGCTTGAG CAACTGAAGCGTCACGTGGACGAGAGGCAGGCTAAGCTGGTGGGGGCTAAAGCCGAGTACCGCGCCGCCCTTCGCCGCCTGGAAAGCATCTCCGAGGAAATCCACGCCCAGCGCCGCTCCGTGGAGACCCGAGGGCGGGGGGTTGGGGCCGAGCTCGACGGCGAGGACCTCGAGGGATTCTCCGTGGATTGCGACGGCATATCGA TGGTGTCGGTGTCCATGGACGACGACTCAGAGGAAGACGCTCAGTCCCCCTCATCCAGTCCGTCCACCTCCGCCACCCTGGACATGCCCTCACCGCCGTCCGAGACCTCCATTCTCCACACACCTTCCTCCCCATCCTCTTCCTGCTCCGGTGCTTTGGATGTTGCCAGCCCGTGCAGCTCTCACTGCACAGACTCACCGTGCGGTTCTGCCCATGGCTCGCCTCTTCTGGGCCCTCGGAGCCAGTGCAGCGGAGCCTCCTCCCCGGACTGTGACCAGGAGAGAG GTTAG
- the mturn gene encoding maturin encodes MEFKHLVEAAEKWCSGNPFDLIFAEEDDERRLDFYAEPGVSFYVLCPGGTDTFHVWSESEDCLPFLQLAQDYISSCGKKTLLEVLQKVFTSFRPLLGLPDIEDETFEHYHADVEGEPGPDHQQMGVSQQ; translated from the exons ATGGAGTTCAAGCATCTGGTGGAGGCGGCCGAGAAGTGGTGCTCGGGGAACCCGTTCGATCTCATCTTTGCCGAGGAGGACGACGAGAGGCGCCTGGACTTCTACGCGGAGCCCGGCGTCTCCTTCTACGTGCTGTGCCCCGGCGGAACCGACACTTTC CACGTGTGGAGTGAGAGCGAGGACTGCCTACCATTTTTACAGCTGGCTCAGGATTACATCTCGTCCTGCGGCAAGAAGACTCTGCTGGAGGTGCTGCAGAAGGTCTTCACGTCCTTCAGGCCT CTGCTGGGGCTGCCTGACATAGAAGACGAGACGTTTGAGCACTACCACGCCGACGTGGAGGGCGAGCCGGGGCCCGACCACCAGCAGATGGGGGTCAGCCAGCAGTGA
- the LOC133144760 gene encoding E3 ubiquitin-protein ligase ZNRF2-like: protein MGAKQSSPVYDGRTRAYSSSDLPSGHSGGGERFAGFRYTNGPEGPRIRYTGGGPTSSGLSIPAGGRPGSHALNQSLDGTDGDDEGQMTPEGHRLLIGSLPAHLSPRLLTGFHCPVCSKFMASDEIEKHLLMCFSKSRLTYNKDILSRDSGECAICLEELEQGDTIARLPCLCIYHKGCIDEWFEVNRSCPEHPSN, encoded by the exons ATGGGGGCCAAACAAAGCAGTCCCGTGTACGACGGCAGAACCCGGGCGTATTCCAGCTCCGATCTGCCGTCCGGACACTCTGGCGGAGGGGAGCGCTTCGCCGGTTTCAGGTACACCAATGGACCCGAGGGGCCCCGGATCAGGTACACGGGCGGGGGGCCCACCAGCTCCGGCCTCAGCATACCGGCCGGGGGCAGGCCGGGCTCGCACGCTCTCAATCAAAGTCTGGACGGCACAGATGGCGATGACGAGGGCCAGATGACCCCCGAGGGCCACAGGCTGCTAATAGGGTCTCTACCGGCTCATCTGTCACCCCGCCTGCTAACAG GTTTCCACTGTCCCGTGTGCTCCAAGTTCATGGCGTCGGATGAAATTGAGAAACATCTGCTCATGTGTTTCAGCAAATCGCGCCTCACCTACAACA AGGACATCTTGTCCAGAGATTCTGGGGAATGTGCCATCTGCTTAGAGGAGCTGGAGCAAGGCGACACCATTGCCAGACTCCCCTGCCTCTGTATCTACCATAAAGG GTGCATAGACGAGTGGTTCGAAGTGAATCGCTCGTGTCCGGAACACCCCTCCAACTAG
- the txnl4a gene encoding thioredoxin-like protein 4A codes for MSYMLPHLHNGWQVDQAILSEEDRVLVIRFGHDWDPTCMKMDEVLYSIAEKVKNFAVIYLVDITEVPDFNKMYELYDPCTVMFFFRNKHIMIDLGTGNNNKINWTMEDKQEMIDIVETVYRGARKGRGLVVSPKDYSTKYRY; via the exons ATGTCGTACATGCTACCGCATCTCCACAATGGCTGGCAAGTCGACCAAGCCATCCTGTCTGAGGAGGACCGAGTGCTCGTCATCCGCTTCGGACACGACTGGGACCCGACGTGTATGAAAATGGACGAGGTTCTGTATAGTATCGCTGAAAAG GTGAAAAACTTTGCTGTCATCTATCTGGTGGACATCACAGAAGTGCCTGACTTCAACAAGATGTACGAGTTGTACGACCCCTGCACTGTCATGTTCTTTTTCAG GAACAAGCACATCATGATTGATCTGGGCACCGGTAACAACAACAAGATTAATTGGACAATGGAGGACAAGCAGGAAATGATAGACATTGTGGAGACGGTGTACCGAGGAGCAAGAAAAGGCCGAGGTCTGGTGGTCTCGCCCAAGGATTATTCCACAAAATACAGATATTAA
- the fam49al gene encoding CYFIP-related Rac1 interactor A isoform X2, with the protein MGNLIKVLGKDLENCPHFFLDFENAQPTEAETAVWNQVSAVLEEAHGILAELQSYNGAGQEIREAIQNPGDLALQEKAWNAVCPLVAKLKRFYEFSLRLENALRSLLEALTSPPYAPMQHLEREQALAKQFAEILHFTLSFDELKMTNPAIQNDFSYYRRTISRNRLNNQQLEAENEVNNEMANRMSLFYAEATPMLKTLSNATTKFVSENKTLPIEDTTDCLSTMACVCRVMLETPEYRCRFTNTDTMLFCMRVMVGVIILYDHVHPVGAFAKTSKIDMKGCIKVLKEQPSNSVEGLLNALRYTTRHLNDDSTSKQIRALLQ; encoded by the exons ATGGGGAACCTCATTAAGGTCCTTGGCAAGGATTTAGAGAACTGTCCTCATTTTTTCCTGGACTTTGAAA ATGCCCAGCCTACAGAGGCCGAGACAGCCGTGTGGAACCAGGTCAGCgccgttctggaggaagcccaCGGGATCCTGGCCGAGCTGCAATCCTACAACGGCGCCGGGCAGGAGATACGAGAA GCCATTCAGAACCCGGGCGACCTGGCTCTACAAGAGAAGGCCTGGAACGCCGTGTGTCCTCTGGTGGCCAAGCTGAAGCGCTTCTATGAGTTTTCCCTGCGCCTGG AGAACGCCTTGCGCAGCCTGCTGGAGGCGCTGACGAGCCCGCCTTACGCCCCCATGCAACACTTGGAACGAGAGCAGGCCCTGGCCAAGCAGTTTGCCGAGATTCTGCATTTTACGCTCAGCTTTGATGAGCTCAAG ATGACAAATCCAGCCATTCAGAATGACTTCAGCTACTACAGGAGGACCATTAGCAGGAACAGGCTGAACAACCAGCAG TTGGAAGCGGAAAACGAGGTGAACAACGAGATGGCCAACCGCATGTCGTTGTTCTACGCCGAGGCCACGCCCATGTTGAAGACCCTGAGCAACGCCACCACAAAGTTTGTCTCAGAG AACAAGACCTTACCCATCGAGGACACCACGGACTGTCTGAGCACCATGGCGTGTGTATGCCGTGTCATGCTCGAGACCCC GGAGTACCGCTGCCGGTTCACCAACACAGACACCATGTTGTTCTGCATGAGGGTGATGGTGGGCGTCATCATCCTCTATGACCACGTGCACCCCGTCGGGGCGTTTGCAAAGACCTCCAAAATTGAC ATGAAGGGCTGCATCAAGGTCCTGAAAGAGCAGCCGTCCAATAGTGTGGAGGGACTTCTCAACGCGCTGAG GTATACGACACGGCATCTAAACGACGACAGCACCTCCAAACAGATCCGGGCGCTGCTGCAATGA
- the fam49al gene encoding CYFIP-related Rac1 interactor A isoform X1, giving the protein MGNLLKVLACAELEHGPIVFLDFEHAQPTEAETAVWNQVSAVLEEAHGILAELQSYNGAGQEIREAIQNPGDLALQEKAWNAVCPLVAKLKRFYEFSLRLENALRSLLEALTSPPYAPMQHLEREQALAKQFAEILHFTLSFDELKMTNPAIQNDFSYYRRTISRNRLNNQQLEAENEVNNEMANRMSLFYAEATPMLKTLSNATTKFVSENKTLPIEDTTDCLSTMACVCRVMLETPEYRCRFTNTDTMLFCMRVMVGVIILYDHVHPVGAFAKTSKIDMKGCIKVLKEQPSNSVEGLLNALRYTTRHLNDDSTSKQIRALLQ; this is encoded by the exons ATGGGAAACCTCCTGAAAGTGCTGGCTTGCGCCGAACTTGAGCATGGCCCAATAGTTTTCCTTGACTTTGAAC ATGCCCAGCCTACAGAGGCCGAGACAGCCGTGTGGAACCAGGTCAGCgccgttctggaggaagcccaCGGGATCCTGGCCGAGCTGCAATCCTACAACGGCGCCGGGCAGGAGATACGAGAA GCCATTCAGAACCCGGGCGACCTGGCTCTACAAGAGAAGGCCTGGAACGCCGTGTGTCCTCTGGTGGCCAAGCTGAAGCGCTTCTATGAGTTTTCCCTGCGCCTGG AGAACGCCTTGCGCAGCCTGCTGGAGGCGCTGACGAGCCCGCCTTACGCCCCCATGCAACACTTGGAACGAGAGCAGGCCCTGGCCAAGCAGTTTGCCGAGATTCTGCATTTTACGCTCAGCTTTGATGAGCTCAAG ATGACAAATCCAGCCATTCAGAATGACTTCAGCTACTACAGGAGGACCATTAGCAGGAACAGGCTGAACAACCAGCAG TTGGAAGCGGAAAACGAGGTGAACAACGAGATGGCCAACCGCATGTCGTTGTTCTACGCCGAGGCCACGCCCATGTTGAAGACCCTGAGCAACGCCACCACAAAGTTTGTCTCAGAG AACAAGACCTTACCCATCGAGGACACCACGGACTGTCTGAGCACCATGGCGTGTGTATGCCGTGTCATGCTCGAGACCCC GGAGTACCGCTGCCGGTTCACCAACACAGACACCATGTTGTTCTGCATGAGGGTGATGGTGGGCGTCATCATCCTCTATGACCACGTGCACCCCGTCGGGGCGTTTGCAAAGACCTCCAAAATTGAC ATGAAGGGCTGCATCAAGGTCCTGAAAGAGCAGCCGTCCAATAGTGTGGAGGGACTTCTCAACGCGCTGAG GTATACGACACGGCATCTAAACGACGACAGCACCTCCAAACAGATCCGGGCGCTGCTGCAATGA